In one window of Macaca thibetana thibetana isolate TM-01 chromosome 5, ASM2454274v1, whole genome shotgun sequence DNA:
- the THAP9 gene encoding DNA transposase THAP9 isoform X1 has product MTRSCSAVGCSTRDTVLSRERGLSFHQFPTDTIQRSKWIRAVNRVDPRSKKIWIPGPGAILCSKHFQESDFESYGIRRKLKKGAVPSVSLYKIPQGVHLKGKARQKILKQPLPDNSQEVATEDHNYSLKTPLMIGAEKLAEVQQMLQVSKKRLISVKNYRMIKKRKGLRLIDALVEEKLLSEETECLLRAQFSDFKWELYNWRETDEYTTEMKQFACTLYLCSSKVYDYVRKILKLPHSSILRTWLSKCQPSPGFNSNIFSFLQRRVENGDQLYQYCSLLIKSIPLKQQLHWDPSSHSLQGFMDFGLGKLDADETPLASETVLLMAVGIFGHWRTPLGYFFVNRASGYLQAQLLRLTIGKLSDIGITVLAVTSDATAHSVQMAKALGIHIDGDDMKCTFQHPSSSSQQIAYFFDSCHLLRLIRNAFQNFQSIQFINGIAHWQHLVELVALEEQELSNMERIPSTLANLKNHVLKVNCAAQLFSESVASALEYLLSLDLPPFQNCIGTIHFLRLINNLFDIFNSRNCYGKGLKGPLLPETYGKINHVLIEAKTIFVTLSDTSNNQIIKGKQKLGFLGFLLNAESLKWLYQNYVFPKVMPFPYLLTYKFSHDHLELFLNMLRQVLVTSSSPTCMAFQKAYHNLETRYKFQDEVFLSKVSIFDISVARRKDLALWTVQRQYGVSVTKTLFHEEGICQDWSNCSLSEALLDLSDHRRNLICYAGYVANKLSALLTCEDCITALYASDLKASKIGSLLFVKKKNGLHFPSEGLCRVINICERVVRTHSRMAIFELVPKQRELYLQQKILCELSGHIYLFVDLNKHLFDGEVCAINHFVKLLKDIIICFLNIRAKNVAQNPLKQSERTDMKTLSRKHWSSLQDYKCSSFANTSSKFRHLLSNDGYPFK; this is encoded by the exons ATGACCCGAAGTTGCTCCGCAGTGGGCTGCAGCACCCGTGACACCGTGCTCAGCCGGGAGCGCGGCCTTTCCTTCCACCA ATTTCCAACTGATACCATACAGCGCTCAAAATGGATCAGGGCTGTTAATCGTGTGGACCCCAGAAGCAAAAAGATTTGGATTCCAGGACCAGGTGCTATACTGTGTTCCAAACATTTTCAAGAAAGTGACTTTGAGTCATATGGCATaagaagaaagctgaaaaaaGGAGCTGTGCCTTCTGTTTCTCTATACAAG ATTCCTCAAGGTGTACATCTTAAAGGTAAAGCAAGACAGAAAATCCTAAAACAACCTCTTCCAGATAATTCTCAAGAAGTTGCCACTGAGGACCATAACTATAGTTTAAAGACACCTTTGATGATAGGTGCAGAGAAACTGGCTGAGGTGCAACAAATGTTACAAGTGTCCAAAAAAAGACTTATCTCTGTAAAGAACTACAGGATGATCAAGAAGAGAAAGGGTTTACGATTAATTGATGCACTTGTAGAAGAGAAACTACTTTCTGAAGAAACAGAGTGTCTGCTACGAGCTCAATTTTCAG attTTAAGTGGGAGTTATATAATTGGAGAGAAACAGATGAGTACACCACAGAAATGAAACAATTTGCATGTACACTCTACTTGTGCAGTAGCAAAGTCTATGATTATGTAAGAAAGATTCTTAAGCTGCCTCATTCTTCCATCCTCAGAAC gtgGTTATCCAAATGCCAACCCAGTCCAGGTTTCAACagcaacattttttcttttcttcaacgAAGAGTAGAGAATGGAGATCAGCTCTATCAATACTGTTCATTGTTAATAAAAAGTATACCTCTCAAGCAACAGCTTCACTGGGATCCTAGCAGTCACAGTTTGCAGGGGTTTATGGACTTTGGTCTTGGAAAACTTGATGCTGATGAAACGCCACTTGCTTCAGAAACTGTTTTGTTAATGGCAGTGGGTATTTTTGGCCATTGGAGAACACCTCTTGGTTATTTTTTTGTTAACAGAGCATCTGGATATTTGCAAGCTCAGCTGCTTCGTCTGACTATTGGTAAACTGAGTGACATAGGAATCACAGTTCTGGCTGTTACATCTGATGCCACAGCACATAGTGTTCAGATGGCAAAAGCATTGGGGATACATATTGATGGAGACGACATGAAATGTACATTTCAGCATCCTTCATCGTCTAGTCAACAGATTGCATACTTCTTTGACTCTTGCCACTTGCTAAGATTAATAAGAAATGCATTTCAGAATTTTCAAAGCATTCAGTTTATTAATGGCATAGCACATTGGCAGCACCTTGTGGAGTTAGTGGCACTGGAGGAACAGGAATTATCAAATATGGAAAGAATACCAAGTACACTTGCAAATTTGAAAAACCATGTACTGAAAGTGAATTGTGCCGCCCAACTCTTTAGTGAGAGTGTAGCCAGTGCATTAGAATATTTGCTATCCTTAGACCTGCCACCTTTTCAAAACTGTATTGGTACCATCCATTTTTTACGTTTAATTAACAATCTATTTGACATCTTTAACAGTAGGAACTGTTATGGAAAGGGACTTAAAGGGCCTCTGTTGCCTGAAACTTACGGTAAAATAAACCACGTGTTAATTGAAGCCAAGACTATTTTTGTTACATTATCTGACACTAGCAATAATCAAATAATTAAGGGTAAGCAAAAACTAGGATTCCTGGGATTTTTGCTCAATGCTGAGAGCTTAAAATGGCTCTACCAAAATTATGTTTTCCCAAAGGTCATGCCTTTTCCTTATCTTCTGACTTATAAATTCAGTCACGATCATCtggaattatttctaaatatgctTAGGCAGGTATTAGTAACAAGTTCTAGCCCTACCTGCATGGCATTCCAGAAAGCTTACCATAATTTGGAGACCAGATACAAATTTCAAGATGAAGTTTTTCTAAGCAAAGTAAGCATCTTTGACATTTCAGTTGCTCGAAGGAAAGACTTGGCACTTTGGACAGTTCAACGTCAGTATGGTGTCAGCGTTACAAAGACTCTCTTTCACGAAGAGGGTATTTGTCAAGACTGGTCTAATTGTTCACTAAGTGAGGCATTATTAGACCTGTCAGATCATAGGCGAAATCTCATCTGTTATGCTGGTTATGTTGCAAACAAGTTATCAGCTCTTTTAACTTGTGaggactgcatcactgcactgtaTGCATCGGATCTCAAAGCCTCTAAAATTGGGTCACtattatttgttaaaaagaagAATGGTTTGCATTTTCCTTCAGAAGGTCTGTGTCGGGTCATAAATATTTGTGAGCGAGTTGTAAGAACCCATTCAAGAATGGCAATTTTTGAACTAGTTCCTAAACAAAGGGAATTGTATCTTCAACAGAAAATATTATGTGAGCTTTCTGggcatatttatctttttgtagatTTGAATAAGCATCTCTTTGATGGAGAAGTGTGTGCCATCAATCACTTTGTCAAGTTGCTAAAGGATATAATAATCTGTTTCTTAAATATCAGAGCTAAAAATGTTGCACAGAACCCTTTAAAACAGTCAGAGAGAACTGATATGAAAACTTTATCAAGGAAACACTGGTCATCTCTACAGGATTATAAATGTTCAAGTTTTGCTAATACCAGTAGTAAATTCAGGCATTTGCTGAGTAATGATGGATATCCATTCAAATGA
- the THAP9 gene encoding DNA transposase THAP9 isoform X2 yields the protein MIGAEKLAEVQQMLQVSKKRLISVKNYRMIKKRKGLRLIDALVEEKLLSEETECLLRAQFSDFKWELYNWRETDEYTTEMKQFACTLYLCSSKVYDYVRKILKLPHSSILRTWLSKCQPSPGFNSNIFSFLQRRVENGDQLYQYCSLLIKSIPLKQQLHWDPSSHSLQGFMDFGLGKLDADETPLASETVLLMAVGIFGHWRTPLGYFFVNRASGYLQAQLLRLTIGKLSDIGITVLAVTSDATAHSVQMAKALGIHIDGDDMKCTFQHPSSSSQQIAYFFDSCHLLRLIRNAFQNFQSIQFINGIAHWQHLVELVALEEQELSNMERIPSTLANLKNHVLKVNCAAQLFSESVASALEYLLSLDLPPFQNCIGTIHFLRLINNLFDIFNSRNCYGKGLKGPLLPETYGKINHVLIEAKTIFVTLSDTSNNQIIKGKQKLGFLGFLLNAESLKWLYQNYVFPKVMPFPYLLTYKFSHDHLELFLNMLRQVLVTSSSPTCMAFQKAYHNLETRYKFQDEVFLSKVSIFDISVARRKDLALWTVQRQYGVSVTKTLFHEEGICQDWSNCSLSEALLDLSDHRRNLICYAGYVANKLSALLTCEDCITALYASDLKASKIGSLLFVKKKNGLHFPSEGLCRVINICERVVRTHSRMAIFELVPKQRELYLQQKILCELSGHIYLFVDLNKHLFDGEVCAINHFVKLLKDIIICFLNIRAKNVAQNPLKQSERTDMKTLSRKHWSSLQDYKCSSFANTSSKFRHLLSNDGYPFK from the exons ATGATAGGTGCAGAGAAACTGGCTGAGGTGCAACAAATGTTACAAGTGTCCAAAAAAAGACTTATCTCTGTAAAGAACTACAGGATGATCAAGAAGAGAAAGGGTTTACGATTAATTGATGCACTTGTAGAAGAGAAACTACTTTCTGAAGAAACAGAGTGTCTGCTACGAGCTCAATTTTCAG attTTAAGTGGGAGTTATATAATTGGAGAGAAACAGATGAGTACACCACAGAAATGAAACAATTTGCATGTACACTCTACTTGTGCAGTAGCAAAGTCTATGATTATGTAAGAAAGATTCTTAAGCTGCCTCATTCTTCCATCCTCAGAAC gtgGTTATCCAAATGCCAACCCAGTCCAGGTTTCAACagcaacattttttcttttcttcaacgAAGAGTAGAGAATGGAGATCAGCTCTATCAATACTGTTCATTGTTAATAAAAAGTATACCTCTCAAGCAACAGCTTCACTGGGATCCTAGCAGTCACAGTTTGCAGGGGTTTATGGACTTTGGTCTTGGAAAACTTGATGCTGATGAAACGCCACTTGCTTCAGAAACTGTTTTGTTAATGGCAGTGGGTATTTTTGGCCATTGGAGAACACCTCTTGGTTATTTTTTTGTTAACAGAGCATCTGGATATTTGCAAGCTCAGCTGCTTCGTCTGACTATTGGTAAACTGAGTGACATAGGAATCACAGTTCTGGCTGTTACATCTGATGCCACAGCACATAGTGTTCAGATGGCAAAAGCATTGGGGATACATATTGATGGAGACGACATGAAATGTACATTTCAGCATCCTTCATCGTCTAGTCAACAGATTGCATACTTCTTTGACTCTTGCCACTTGCTAAGATTAATAAGAAATGCATTTCAGAATTTTCAAAGCATTCAGTTTATTAATGGCATAGCACATTGGCAGCACCTTGTGGAGTTAGTGGCACTGGAGGAACAGGAATTATCAAATATGGAAAGAATACCAAGTACACTTGCAAATTTGAAAAACCATGTACTGAAAGTGAATTGTGCCGCCCAACTCTTTAGTGAGAGTGTAGCCAGTGCATTAGAATATTTGCTATCCTTAGACCTGCCACCTTTTCAAAACTGTATTGGTACCATCCATTTTTTACGTTTAATTAACAATCTATTTGACATCTTTAACAGTAGGAACTGTTATGGAAAGGGACTTAAAGGGCCTCTGTTGCCTGAAACTTACGGTAAAATAAACCACGTGTTAATTGAAGCCAAGACTATTTTTGTTACATTATCTGACACTAGCAATAATCAAATAATTAAGGGTAAGCAAAAACTAGGATTCCTGGGATTTTTGCTCAATGCTGAGAGCTTAAAATGGCTCTACCAAAATTATGTTTTCCCAAAGGTCATGCCTTTTCCTTATCTTCTGACTTATAAATTCAGTCACGATCATCtggaattatttctaaatatgctTAGGCAGGTATTAGTAACAAGTTCTAGCCCTACCTGCATGGCATTCCAGAAAGCTTACCATAATTTGGAGACCAGATACAAATTTCAAGATGAAGTTTTTCTAAGCAAAGTAAGCATCTTTGACATTTCAGTTGCTCGAAGGAAAGACTTGGCACTTTGGACAGTTCAACGTCAGTATGGTGTCAGCGTTACAAAGACTCTCTTTCACGAAGAGGGTATTTGTCAAGACTGGTCTAATTGTTCACTAAGTGAGGCATTATTAGACCTGTCAGATCATAGGCGAAATCTCATCTGTTATGCTGGTTATGTTGCAAACAAGTTATCAGCTCTTTTAACTTGTGaggactgcatcactgcactgtaTGCATCGGATCTCAAAGCCTCTAAAATTGGGTCACtattatttgttaaaaagaagAATGGTTTGCATTTTCCTTCAGAAGGTCTGTGTCGGGTCATAAATATTTGTGAGCGAGTTGTAAGAACCCATTCAAGAATGGCAATTTTTGAACTAGTTCCTAAACAAAGGGAATTGTATCTTCAACAGAAAATATTATGTGAGCTTTCTGggcatatttatctttttgtagatTTGAATAAGCATCTCTTTGATGGAGAAGTGTGTGCCATCAATCACTTTGTCAAGTTGCTAAAGGATATAATAATCTGTTTCTTAAATATCAGAGCTAAAAATGTTGCACAGAACCCTTTAAAACAGTCAGAGAGAACTGATATGAAAACTTTATCAAGGAAACACTGGTCATCTCTACAGGATTATAAATGTTCAAGTTTTGCTAATACCAGTAGTAAATTCAGGCATTTGCTGAGTAATGATGGATATCCATTCAAATGA